The following coding sequences are from one Cenarchaeum symbiosum A window:
- a CDS encoding 3-dehydroquinate synthase (COG1465), with protein MPRAQLQRFLSGISAEGIRTVYLDPKDAAKAKLDAMHSSPSSRYVVLEGRAAKPRGKKVGRRFKILSNKDIDGVLQEAQKGLDFVITEVQDWKIIPLENMIAKLHKIHTRLYAVARSPAEVRKMFSILDVGVDGVIFTASTVGDVREALVHLGTKSFRLQPARITEIREVGDGERVCVDTASMLERGEGMLVGSRSNFMFLVHNESVGSSFTSPRPFRVNAGAVHSYTLGTDGNTLYLSEVETGTEVLVLDSHGRARRAAVGRSKIERRPMLMIKAEADGEIGGIIAQDAETIRFVRPGGGLVSVTHLKKGDKVLVHSKPAAGRHFGMEVADEYILEK; from the coding sequence GTGCCGAGGGCTCAGCTGCAGCGGTTCCTATCAGGTATATCCGCCGAAGGGATAAGGACCGTCTACCTTGATCCCAAAGATGCGGCAAAGGCAAAGCTGGATGCCATGCATTCATCGCCTTCCTCGAGATACGTTGTATTGGAGGGCCGCGCCGCCAAGCCGCGCGGAAAAAAGGTGGGCCGCCGGTTCAAGATACTCTCGAATAAAGATATAGACGGAGTACTCCAAGAGGCCCAAAAGGGCCTTGACTTTGTGATAACAGAGGTGCAGGACTGGAAGATAATCCCGCTCGAGAACATGATAGCAAAACTGCACAAGATACACACGAGACTGTACGCGGTGGCCCGCAGCCCCGCCGAGGTGCGCAAGATGTTCTCTATACTGGACGTGGGTGTGGACGGGGTGATATTTACAGCCTCTACAGTGGGCGATGTACGGGAGGCGCTTGTACACTTGGGCACAAAGAGTTTCCGCCTGCAGCCGGCCAGGATAACCGAGATAAGAGAAGTGGGCGATGGGGAGCGCGTCTGCGTTGATACTGCCTCCATGCTGGAAAGAGGCGAAGGAATGCTGGTGGGCAGCAGGTCCAACTTTATGTTCCTTGTTCATAATGAATCCGTTGGCTCGTCGTTTACATCGCCAAGGCCATTCCGGGTAAATGCCGGGGCGGTCCACAGCTATACGCTGGGGACCGACGGGAACACGCTGTATCTTTCAGAGGTGGAGACAGGCACCGAAGTGCTGGTGCTTGATTCCCACGGCAGGGCGCGCAGGGCCGCTGTCGGCCGCTCCAAGATAGAGCGGCGCCCGATGCTGATGATAAAGGCAGAGGCCGACGGGGAGATAGGAGGGATAATCGCCCAGGATGCAGAGACTATACGGTTTGTGAGGCCCGGAGGGGGGCTCGTCTCGGTGACACACCTGAAGAAAGGCGACAAGGTGCTTGTGCACTCAAAGCCGGCGGCAGGAAGGCACTTTGGAATGGAGGTCGCCGACGAGTATATCCTGGAAAAATGA
- a CDS encoding histone acetyltransferase (COG0454), translating to MILPCRPSVRAYIRASSREPVEIRPASSQDREFVMSVCRAEYPDGDYVEDVWDMWLAAGGTCIIWENGERAGLFNAVVEGAQGWVEGTRIHPDYRRRGLGTAVLKYAEQLTAGAGGSTVRSIISRENMPSLARSEKAGWKRGDLWGWYSLRPGDPVFVEPIDAGAPDAAQYADSWRFYDMPPGFAGAKSLPGCTITIIPARYYPDTALVTVLDGDDLSSLASYLRSMGIGRRQMHGWGSGLHILSRLDPSLFKADFEPVEEYHLMSMDL from the coding sequence ATGATTCTCCCCTGCCGTCCGTCTGTGCGCGCTTATATTCGCGCCAGTAGCCGGGAGCCCGTGGAGATCAGGCCCGCATCGTCACAAGACCGCGAGTTTGTAATGTCGGTCTGCAGGGCGGAATATCCCGACGGCGACTATGTCGAGGACGTATGGGACATGTGGCTTGCCGCCGGCGGGACTTGTATTATCTGGGAGAACGGGGAGCGCGCAGGATTGTTCAACGCGGTAGTCGAAGGGGCTCAGGGCTGGGTGGAGGGCACACGAATCCACCCGGATTACAGGCGGCGCGGCCTGGGCACAGCCGTTCTAAAGTACGCCGAGCAGCTCACCGCGGGAGCAGGAGGAAGCACTGTCCGGTCGATTATCAGCCGGGAGAATATGCCGTCTCTTGCGCGCTCTGAAAAGGCCGGCTGGAAGCGCGGGGACCTGTGGGGCTGGTACTCGCTCCGCCCCGGGGATCCCGTATTCGTAGAGCCCATAGATGCAGGGGCCCCCGATGCCGCACAGTATGCGGACTCGTGGAGGTTCTATGACATGCCGCCGGGGTTTGCCGGCGCGAAATCCCTTCCGGGCTGCACTATAACGATAATCCCAGCAAGGTACTATCCGGATACGGCCCTGGTTACGGTCCTTGACGGCGACGACCTCTCATCCCTTGCATCATACCTAAGATCAATGGGAATAGGCAGAAGGCAGATGCATGGATGGGGCTCGGGCCTGCACATACTATCCAGGCTGGACCCGTCATTATTCAAGGCCGACTTTGAGCCCGTCGAAGAGTACCATCTCATGTCAATGGATCTATGA
- a CDS encoding HNH endonuclease has product MFNRFFSSANRMSSTYKPVFLRALLDLADLQNPQKARKMVGKQWVEQRNGKIIVDLNFIVVRFAKYYWDMEYSFHLKHAQEPRGASITNMIERVHKKEGLEKPPTAADIAGGSMEAFRREAIQKSIKKHVWTHLLTNMEGLYEKDRWTITLDEDIVGFLNVHRTLLRRGINDVLTRYLEKINRFTPQISNKIDAERPPRIQLDRDTKIRMKHWQDSKCFYCRGDLSSPHVDHVIPFNYVFSTDSYNCTLACQKCNCTKSDKLPIERLFCQVLERNDYQGSYFKEKKCPYDENSYNLLYKNCAAEYNRDKLFEP; this is encoded by the coding sequence ATGTTCAACCGCTTTTTCAGCAGTGCTAACAGGATGTCCAGCACGTACAAGCCCGTATTTCTCAGGGCCCTGCTGGACCTGGCAGATCTGCAGAATCCCCAAAAGGCCAGAAAGATGGTTGGAAAACAGTGGGTCGAGCAGAGAAATGGAAAAATCATCGTCGACCTGAACTTTATCGTCGTAAGGTTTGCGAAATACTATTGGGACATGGAATACAGCTTCCATCTAAAACACGCCCAGGAGCCCAGGGGCGCCAGCATCACCAACATGATCGAGAGGGTACACAAGAAAGAAGGGTTGGAAAAGCCGCCCACTGCGGCCGATATAGCAGGCGGCAGCATGGAGGCTTTTCGGAGGGAGGCCATACAGAAAAGCATCAAAAAACATGTTTGGACCCACCTGCTCACCAACATGGAGGGCCTCTACGAAAAAGACAGGTGGACCATAACGCTTGACGAGGACATAGTGGGGTTTCTGAATGTGCACCGGACCCTGCTAAGGAGGGGGATAAACGACGTCCTGACAAGGTATCTGGAGAAGATCAACCGGTTCACACCACAGATTTCCAACAAGATAGACGCCGAAAGACCGCCCAGGATTCAGCTGGACAGAGATACCAAGATCCGCATGAAGCACTGGCAGGATTCCAAGTGTTTCTACTGCAGGGGAGATCTATCCTCGCCGCACGTGGACCACGTGATCCCCTTCAACTATGTGTTCTCTACTGATTCTTACAACTGCACGCTGGCCTGCCAGAAGTGCAACTGCACAAAGTCCGACAAGCTACCCATAGAGAGGCTATTTTGCCAGGTGCTCGAGCGCAACGACTACCAGGGGTCTTATTTCAAAGAAAAGAAGTGCCCCTACGATGAAAACTCGTACAATCTGCTCTACAAGAACTGCGCCGCAGAATACAACAGGGATAAACTATTTGAGCCCTAG
- a CDS encoding 3-octaprenyl-4-hydroxybenzoate carboxy-lyase (COG0043), with product MPIEDTGGLIEALEEAGELRRVTGQVDPDLEIAEILRRVMYSKGPAILFEDVKGHSMPVLGNAFGSEKRMQIALETEDFTEIGQRIVDMTRMEVPHGMLGKLRKLPELSKMGGAFPHVEKGGPVTEVTGEIPSLDALPVLKTWPGDAGRFITLGLVATRHPDTGVRNLGVYRMQVVGKNQLIMHWQKHKRGAHHSEIARESGGRIEAAVIIGAEPATVFSAVAPVPEGLDKYLYAGIVRKEGIRTVQCRTIDLDVPANSEIVLEGYVDPAEMLEEGPFGDHTGYYTPPEEYPVFTITGMMRRKKPVYLTTIVGKPVLEDAYIGRVIERSFLPLIRMLQPEVVDFAMPPSGWFQGMAIASIKKQYPGQAKKVMMGLWGTGQLSLTKMVIIVDHDVNVHDIHDVIWAMTTRADAARDITIIRDAPTDTLDPASPIVNLGSKMGIDATQKTPEEGYSRVIQEQVQSDPDTAQMVDSRWESYGI from the coding sequence ATGCCCATAGAGGATACGGGGGGTCTCATAGAGGCGCTCGAAGAGGCAGGCGAGCTTCGGAGGGTGACAGGACAGGTCGACCCCGATCTCGAGATTGCCGAGATACTGCGCAGGGTCATGTATTCAAAAGGCCCCGCCATACTATTCGAGGATGTAAAGGGCCACAGCATGCCAGTTCTGGGAAACGCGTTTGGCTCTGAAAAGAGGATGCAGATTGCGCTAGAGACCGAGGATTTTACAGAGATAGGCCAGAGGATTGTCGATATGACCAGAATGGAGGTGCCCCACGGGATGCTAGGCAAGCTGCGCAAGCTGCCCGAGTTATCAAAGATGGGCGGGGCGTTTCCGCATGTTGAAAAAGGCGGCCCCGTCACAGAGGTGACAGGCGAGATACCTTCGCTTGATGCCTTGCCCGTGCTAAAGACGTGGCCTGGCGACGCGGGCAGGTTCATCACACTGGGGCTTGTCGCAACCAGGCACCCGGATACCGGGGTGCGGAATCTCGGGGTGTACAGAATGCAAGTTGTAGGCAAGAACCAGTTGATCATGCACTGGCAAAAGCACAAGCGCGGCGCCCACCATTCGGAGATAGCCCGGGAGAGTGGCGGAAGGATAGAGGCCGCCGTGATAATAGGGGCCGAGCCCGCCACCGTCTTTTCTGCAGTCGCCCCCGTTCCCGAAGGGCTCGACAAGTACCTCTATGCTGGAATAGTCAGAAAAGAGGGTATACGGACCGTCCAGTGCAGGACCATCGACCTTGACGTGCCTGCAAACTCGGAGATAGTCCTCGAAGGATATGTAGACCCGGCAGAGATGCTGGAAGAGGGGCCGTTTGGGGACCATACAGGATACTATACGCCCCCAGAAGAATATCCCGTGTTTACCATAACAGGTATGATGCGCCGCAAAAAGCCAGTCTACCTTACTACCATAGTGGGCAAGCCCGTGCTCGAAGACGCTTACATAGGCCGGGTGATCGAGCGCTCGTTTCTTCCCCTGATACGGATGCTGCAGCCCGAAGTGGTGGACTTTGCAATGCCTCCCTCCGGCTGGTTCCAGGGCATGGCCATCGCATCGATAAAAAAACAGTACCCGGGCCAGGCAAAAAAAGTGATGATGGGATTGTGGGGGACCGGACAGCTCTCCCTTACGAAAATGGTAATTATCGTAGACCATGATGTAAACGTCCATGATATCCACGATGTGATATGGGCTATGACGACAAGGGCCGATGCCGCCCGGGACATTACGATAATCCGGGATGCTCCAACAGATACGCTTGATCCCGCCTCCCCGATAGTCAATTTGGGCTCAAAGATGGGGATAGATGCGACCCAGAAAACGCCCGAAGAGGGCTATTCCCGGGTGATACAAGAGCAGGTGCAGTCCGACCCGGATACCGCCCAGATGGTGGATTCCCGCTGGGAATCCTACGGCATCTAG
- a CDS encoding 3-dehydroquinate dehydratase (COG0710), whose amino-acid sequence MRYSTCVSIAEEGPAEMAKALRTALKKSDYAELRLDYLEPEDVPKMLKKAGTMLGHCICTLRPRIEGGRFPGTEKERRDILADISRYKPYLVDVEYDTIRKSPALRRRLGRKVLVSWHDFKGTPQTGMLRRRLRAMSAYSTHVKMVCTAKKPADSSRMLALYSDAGRTKLVAFAMGEQGKMSRLLCLYLGSPFTYVYVSRPTALGQFGLKEIGRYIA is encoded by the coding sequence ATGAGGTACAGCACCTGCGTCTCCATAGCAGAAGAGGGGCCGGCAGAGATGGCAAAGGCCCTTAGAACAGCACTCAAAAAATCCGACTATGCAGAGCTCCGGCTGGACTATCTGGAACCAGAAGATGTGCCTAAAATGCTCAAAAAAGCCGGCACGATGCTGGGCCATTGCATCTGCACGCTGCGGCCTAGAATAGAGGGCGGCAGGTTCCCCGGGACGGAAAAAGAGCGGAGGGATATTCTGGCGGACATATCGCGGTACAAGCCGTACCTTGTGGACGTAGAATATGACACTATACGAAAAAGCCCTGCATTGCGCCGGCGCCTTGGAAGAAAAGTGCTGGTATCCTGGCATGATTTCAAGGGCACGCCGCAGACTGGAATGCTCCGCCGCAGATTGCGCGCAATGTCTGCATATTCCACGCATGTAAAGATGGTCTGTACTGCCAAAAAGCCGGCGGATTCGTCGCGCATGCTGGCACTGTATTCTGATGCAGGCAGGACAAAACTGGTCGCGTTTGCCATGGGGGAGCAGGGGAAGATGTCGAGGCTGCTCTGCCTGTACCTTGGGAGCCCGTTTACCTACGTGTATGTTAGCAGGCCGACTGCACTGGGACAGTTCGGTCTAAAGGAGATAGGCAGGTACATTGCCTAG
- a CDS encoding thiamine biosynthesis enzyme (COG1060), whose product MSQLIGQLHDDVEDILDNSLKGVRPDKEACLRLLRSEDVQLMGLVAGHLTKQRFGKKASFVNNIILNYTNVCITDCKFCAFYRSPGHEEAYTLTLDEIEARVKTAREMFKITQVLIQGGHNPKLKLEYYEDAFRMIRSKYPEVGVHGLSASEINMISKVEKSSTKEILSRLKVAGLQSMPGAGAEILDDEVKAKISPKKISTADWLRITEEAHREGIKSSATMMYGHVETENDVANHLQKLADLQEKTGGFMAFIPWTFEPNNTLMQSEGTVRFDSGGEKLLKMIAISRLFFDGSIDHIQSSWLTAGVGMAQLALQYGADDFGGTLIGEEVVSCTGSRATEMTDESIRRSVEQIGYEIVERDNFYNPV is encoded by the coding sequence TTGAGTCAGTTAATCGGCCAGCTCCATGATGACGTAGAGGACATACTTGACAACTCCCTAAAGGGCGTCCGGCCCGACAAAGAGGCATGCCTGAGGCTGCTTCGTTCCGAGGATGTCCAGCTCATGGGCCTGGTCGCTGGCCACCTGACAAAGCAGCGCTTTGGCAAAAAGGCCTCGTTTGTAAACAATATCATACTCAACTATACCAACGTCTGCATAACCGACTGCAAGTTTTGCGCCTTTTACAGGTCCCCTGGCCACGAGGAGGCATACACGCTTACCCTGGACGAGATAGAAGCGCGGGTAAAGACGGCCCGGGAGATGTTCAAGATAACGCAGGTGCTCATACAGGGCGGCCACAATCCCAAGCTCAAGCTGGAATACTATGAGGACGCATTCAGGATGATCCGCTCAAAATATCCAGAAGTGGGGGTTCACGGGCTCTCCGCCTCCGAGATAAACATGATATCAAAAGTGGAGAAATCCTCCACAAAAGAGATCCTGTCAAGATTAAAGGTGGCCGGCCTGCAGAGCATGCCCGGAGCAGGCGCCGAGATACTCGACGATGAGGTAAAGGCAAAGATAAGCCCCAAAAAGATATCCACCGCAGACTGGCTCCGCATTACCGAAGAGGCCCACAGGGAGGGCATAAAATCATCTGCAACAATGATGTACGGCCATGTAGAGACCGAGAATGACGTGGCCAATCACCTGCAAAAACTGGCCGACTTGCAGGAAAAGACAGGCGGGTTCATGGCGTTCATACCCTGGACATTCGAGCCCAACAACACCCTGATGCAGTCAGAGGGGACGGTCCGCTTTGATTCCGGCGGTGAAAAGCTGCTAAAGATGATAGCCATATCTAGATTGTTCTTTGACGGCTCGATAGATCACATACAGTCGTCCTGGCTGACTGCAGGCGTGGGCATGGCCCAGCTGGCGCTCCAGTACGGGGCAGATGACTTTGGCGGCACCCTCATAGGCGAGGAGGTAGTATCCTGCACCGGCTCGCGCGCAACCGAGATGACCGACGAGAGCATAAGGAGATCTGTCGAACAGATAGGATACGAGATAGTCGAGCGGGACAACTTTTACAATCCTGTCTAG
- a CDS encoding superfamily I helicase (COG1112) — protein MSDGEDLERLQNNLRAYQEKLLHINAGNRSILLKKIRPKNNFDLAVLEQFRKGTVKRILNRTLVSGASPIRVLPDSAKGDDADAARSDLRKLSLNMNSIEEETGERACHIGWPFIEGGATEKFGVRGPLVLFPAYLKQNRGAQNPGWEIHFVDDRPVLNGAVISAIKKKGEVDIPDDLDELFDAMMEDVVSNGGAWSEFEFLAMFATWIAGILPMDESLNDLSYANATDMGAEDIGEMRGQGLHLRNHAVIGSFPQANNEIFKDYVKLQEIDGASDLGVMGELLGIRSGAEEPGEKADLDRTQSIELNTVFLSDSSQDEVILDSKRSGLVVVRGPPGTGKSQVIANLVCDALTNDRKVLVVCQKRAALDVVHRRLAKVGLDRFSIILDKNNSNRARMYGQLDAIILERREPIKEHEDIMPVSKKIDETVGHLSALGGALHAEYFGGVTAQMLYSRLKPGYVSRLDLGSIGTGVGYSDLEGYISRIRGLEALYKRLSNGSHPWRKRKSFAHHKRSFKQEILDDIAKMASLLDTARIMGSLDMQEKLIVKLEGYESSGGLMGGFKRRGLSKEIAEMTGADVSEEFVRNELPRAKDGAIFWGMLGDLLGLFDGRAPPEPGKAALRSMLEELRTSLDDFDDMQELDLRREDSGEVFAILDECSRKLEDEDWSEAVRQELMSHWLEQIEGDNAVLRGSPFRGYEAHVEELKVLLERKREAVVKKIQHDIANTVTVPDISGSMSPDTIKWRALHEELKKKRKVLPVRKLFNMYWDQLLRLSPCWLTSPEAASKTFPLQRNLFDLVIVDEASQLAAERSLPFLYRAKNVVVAGDDKQLRPFDLFRITDEDDETEHVSAEKSLLDIAVVRHDPHQLAWHYRSEYQNLIDFSNHAFYGGRLQVAPNVSMDPSTPPIRWIPSNGTLVKKRNHVEAGDVLDEVQKIWEGCMGGEDWPSMAVVTFNEKQQELIERTHEKRKDEDPEYLELFNRSEEANKSERFAVKNIENIQGDERDIIIFSIGYAKDPEGSFANRFDMLGMEAGENRLNVAITRARRSMVVVCSIEPSEIKETSKNPGPRLLRYFLEYAKAVSSMDVKSQEEVLSRLGDPAAVRKGAGETESYFEDRVLEGLVSRGYAVHAQIGQSGYRIDLAVVHPDDPGKYVLAVECDGASYHSAKSVIERDISRQRFLEAKGWKFMRVWSTDWWRDPEGQLDDIEKRIGELRSS, from the coding sequence ATGTCTGACGGCGAGGATCTTGAGCGCCTGCAGAACAACTTACGCGCATACCAGGAGAAGCTGCTTCACATCAACGCCGGGAACCGCTCGATACTGCTAAAAAAGATCCGCCCAAAGAACAACTTTGACCTTGCCGTGCTCGAGCAGTTCCGAAAGGGCACAGTAAAGAGGATCCTCAACAGGACGCTAGTCAGCGGCGCATCGCCCATTAGGGTGCTCCCTGACTCTGCAAAGGGAGACGACGCAGATGCTGCCCGGTCAGACCTGCGCAAGCTCTCCTTGAACATGAACTCGATAGAGGAGGAGACCGGCGAGCGCGCATGCCACATAGGGTGGCCGTTTATCGAGGGCGGGGCCACGGAAAAATTCGGCGTGAGGGGGCCGCTTGTGTTGTTCCCCGCGTACCTAAAACAGAACAGGGGAGCGCAGAACCCGGGCTGGGAGATCCACTTTGTCGACGACAGGCCGGTGCTCAACGGGGCCGTAATATCTGCGATAAAGAAAAAAGGAGAAGTGGACATACCGGATGATCTTGATGAGCTGTTTGATGCCATGATGGAGGATGTGGTGTCAAACGGCGGGGCATGGTCGGAGTTTGAGTTTCTTGCAATGTTTGCCACTTGGATTGCCGGAATCCTGCCCATGGATGAATCCCTCAACGATCTCAGTTATGCGAATGCCACGGACATGGGAGCGGAAGATATCGGGGAAATGCGGGGCCAGGGACTCCACCTGAGAAACCACGCGGTAATAGGCAGCTTCCCCCAGGCAAACAACGAGATATTCAAGGACTATGTTAAACTGCAGGAGATTGACGGCGCGTCGGATCTGGGCGTAATGGGGGAGCTGCTGGGAATACGGTCGGGCGCGGAGGAGCCGGGGGAAAAGGCGGACCTTGACAGGACACAGTCCATCGAGCTCAATACGGTATTTCTCAGTGATTCAAGCCAGGACGAAGTGATACTTGATTCCAAGAGGTCCGGCCTGGTGGTGGTCCGGGGCCCGCCGGGAACAGGCAAGTCGCAGGTGATAGCCAACCTTGTTTGCGACGCGCTGACAAACGACAGAAAGGTGCTGGTGGTCTGCCAGAAGAGGGCCGCGCTAGATGTGGTGCACAGGCGCCTCGCAAAGGTTGGCCTGGATAGGTTCTCGATAATACTCGACAAGAACAACTCGAACAGGGCCCGCATGTACGGGCAGCTCGACGCGATAATCCTGGAGAGGAGGGAGCCCATCAAGGAGCACGAGGATATCATGCCTGTCTCAAAAAAGATAGACGAGACGGTGGGGCATCTCTCTGCACTGGGCGGGGCCCTGCATGCCGAGTACTTTGGCGGCGTGACCGCGCAGATGCTCTACTCCCGGCTCAAGCCCGGGTATGTATCCCGGCTTGACCTCGGCTCTATAGGGACCGGCGTGGGGTATTCAGATCTAGAGGGGTACATCAGCAGGATAAGGGGCCTTGAGGCGCTGTACAAGAGGCTCTCAAACGGCTCCCATCCGTGGCGCAAAAGAAAGAGCTTTGCCCACCACAAGCGCTCCTTCAAGCAGGAGATCCTCGATGATATCGCAAAGATGGCCTCACTGCTTGATACTGCCAGGATCATGGGGTCGCTGGACATGCAGGAGAAGCTCATAGTGAAACTGGAGGGGTATGAATCCAGCGGGGGCCTCATGGGCGGGTTCAAGCGGCGCGGCCTGTCCAAGGAGATAGCCGAGATGACCGGGGCGGACGTCTCTGAAGAGTTTGTCCGGAATGAGCTCCCCCGGGCCAAGGACGGGGCCATATTCTGGGGGATGCTAGGCGATCTGCTTGGGCTGTTCGATGGCAGGGCGCCGCCGGAGCCCGGCAAGGCTGCCTTGCGCTCCATGTTAGAAGAGCTCCGTACCTCGCTTGATGACTTTGACGACATGCAGGAGCTTGACCTGAGGCGGGAGGACAGCGGCGAAGTCTTTGCCATTTTGGACGAGTGCTCCCGCAAGCTCGAAGATGAAGACTGGTCGGAGGCTGTGCGGCAGGAGCTGATGTCGCACTGGCTGGAGCAGATAGAGGGGGACAATGCCGTGCTCCGGGGCAGCCCTTTCCGGGGGTACGAGGCGCATGTGGAGGAGCTCAAGGTGCTGCTAGAGAGGAAAAGGGAGGCTGTTGTCAAAAAGATCCAGCACGATATTGCCAATACCGTGACCGTTCCCGACATCAGCGGGTCCATGAGCCCCGATACGATAAAGTGGCGCGCCTTGCACGAGGAGCTAAAAAAGAAGCGCAAGGTGCTGCCGGTCAGGAAGCTCTTTAACATGTACTGGGACCAGCTGCTCCGGCTCTCCCCGTGCTGGCTGACCTCGCCCGAGGCTGCATCAAAGACGTTTCCTCTCCAGAGGAACCTCTTCGACCTTGTGATAGTCGACGAGGCAAGCCAGCTTGCCGCAGAGCGCTCGCTGCCGTTTTTGTACAGGGCAAAGAATGTAGTGGTGGCAGGCGACGACAAGCAGCTCAGGCCGTTTGACCTGTTCCGGATAACCGACGAGGACGACGAGACAGAGCATGTATCCGCGGAAAAGAGCCTGCTGGATATAGCGGTGGTCCGGCATGATCCGCACCAGCTGGCCTGGCACTATAGATCAGAGTACCAGAACTTGATAGACTTTTCAAACCATGCATTCTACGGGGGAAGATTGCAGGTGGCCCCGAATGTGAGCATGGATCCCTCGACGCCCCCCATACGGTGGATCCCGTCGAACGGGACGCTGGTTAAAAAGCGCAACCATGTGGAGGCGGGCGATGTTCTAGACGAGGTGCAAAAGATCTGGGAGGGCTGCATGGGGGGCGAAGACTGGCCGTCGATGGCGGTAGTCACGTTCAATGAAAAGCAGCAGGAGCTAATAGAGAGGACCCATGAAAAGCGCAAGGATGAGGATCCCGAGTACTTGGAGCTCTTTAACAGGTCCGAAGAGGCCAACAAGAGCGAGAGGTTTGCAGTCAAGAACATAGAGAACATACAGGGCGATGAGCGTGATATCATCATATTCTCGATAGGGTACGCAAAGGACCCGGAGGGATCCTTTGCCAACAGGTTTGATATGCTGGGCATGGAGGCAGGCGAGAACAGGCTCAACGTGGCCATAACGCGTGCCCGGCGCTCTATGGTTGTAGTCTGCTCGATAGAGCCGTCGGAGATAAAAGAGACAAGCAAGAACCCGGGGCCGCGGCTTCTCCGGTACTTTTTGGAGTATGCAAAGGCTGTAAGTTCAATGGATGTAAAATCGCAAGAGGAGGTCCTGTCTAGATTGGGCGATCCCGCTGCTGTGAGAAAGGGGGCTGGTGAAACTGAGAGCTATTTCGAGGACAGGGTACTAGAGGGGCTTGTATCCCGCGGGTATGCTGTGCACGCGCAGATAGGCCAGTCCGGATACAGGATAGATCTTGCTGTTGTGCACCCGGATGACCCGGGAAAGTACGTGCTGGCCGTCGAGTGCGACGGGGCGTCGTATCATTCTGCAAAGAGCGTAATAGAGCGCGACATCAGCAGGCAGCGCTTTCTCGAGGCCAAGGGGTGGAAGTTTATGAGGGTGTGGTCGACCGACTGGTGGAGGGACCCCGAGGGGCAGCTCGACGACATAGAAAAGAGGATAGGCGAGCTTAGGAGTTCATGA
- a CDS encoding DhnA-type fructose-1,6-bisphosphate aldolase (COG1830) yields the protein MLCIPMDHGISSGPIEGLEDPHAPIYSCEQHGLTSVIINKGVLKTMPRPAKIGILVHFSSSTSLSLAPNRKMLTGTAAEAARMGADGVSVHINVGGKEEPEMLEQLGVISGQCHRWGMPLMAMMYPRGENIKDPHDPAVVAHASRLGAECGADIVKTLYTGDPDSFKTVVRGTPVPVVIAGGPQMDSDRDLLNMTEDAMRAGAKGVTYGRNIFGHANPPAVVRALSRVIFDGATAGEAASELG from the coding sequence ATGCTCTGCATACCCATGGACCACGGAATATCCAGCGGGCCGATAGAGGGCCTGGAGGATCCACACGCGCCGATATATTCATGTGAACAGCACGGGCTTACAAGCGTGATAATAAACAAGGGGGTGCTAAAGACGATGCCCCGGCCTGCAAAGATAGGCATACTGGTGCATTTTTCATCTAGCACGTCATTATCCCTGGCGCCAAACAGAAAGATGCTCACGGGGACCGCGGCAGAGGCGGCAAGGATGGGAGCTGACGGCGTATCTGTCCACATAAACGTCGGGGGAAAAGAAGAGCCCGAAATGCTTGAACAATTAGGGGTGATATCCGGCCAGTGTCATAGATGGGGGATGCCGCTGATGGCGATGATGTATCCGAGAGGCGAGAACATCAAGGATCCCCATGATCCCGCAGTGGTGGCCCATGCGTCAAGGCTCGGGGCAGAGTGCGGCGCGGATATTGTAAAGACGCTGTATACTGGGGATCCGGATTCATTCAAGACGGTAGTGCGGGGCACGCCTGTTCCCGTTGTTATAGCGGGCGGCCCGCAGATGGATTCTGACCGCGACCTGCTCAATATGACAGAAGATGCGATGAGGGCTGGTGCCAAGGGTGTGACATACGGGAGGAACATATTCGGGCATGCCAACCCGCCGGCGGTGGTGCGGGCGCTATCCCGGGTGATATTTGACGGCGCGACTGCCGGGGAAGCTGCAAGCGAGCTTGGATAA